The Sagittula sp. P11 genome window below encodes:
- a CDS encoding cytochrome P450, with the protein MTIWAPEDDGHADLGSHDSFADGAPYNTFARMRSEAPCAWSDFAHGKGYWSITRHEDVVQMIRDTETFTSARGIRMEDQTHEEYMARRTFQETDGREHRKVRMKVAKAFSAPVVAGFEGQIRDLCGPILDRALEMGTFDATREIARELPMRMLGQILGTPEEDLPWLVEKGDALMANSDPDFTEHVVDRMDTDAYRMMPFNSPAGAELYEYARDLMDRKNAAGETDGVLHMVLQPDENGETISETEFRNFFCLLVAAGNDTTRYSIAAGIQALARQPGLLEQFQSGEVWATGTDEIVRWASPATYFRRTATKDVEVHGQTIRAGDKVLYWFASANRDDTVFDDPYRLDLTRKPNRQLAWGQGGPHVCLGMHLARLEVRVLFQELCARIRAIAPAGPEAFVRSNFVNGIKRLPVTVTPA; encoded by the coding sequence ATGACCATCTGGGCTCCTGAAGACGACGGGCACGCCGATCTCGGCTCCCACGATTCCTTTGCGGACGGTGCGCCGTACAACACCTTCGCCCGCATGCGGTCCGAGGCGCCGTGTGCCTGGTCGGACTTCGCGCATGGCAAGGGGTACTGGTCGATCACGCGGCACGAAGACGTGGTGCAGATGATCCGCGACACGGAGACCTTCACCTCCGCCCGCGGCATCCGGATGGAGGATCAGACCCACGAGGAATACATGGCCCGCCGCACCTTCCAGGAGACGGACGGGCGCGAGCACCGCAAGGTCCGCATGAAGGTGGCCAAGGCATTCTCCGCCCCCGTGGTGGCAGGCTTCGAAGGGCAGATCCGCGACCTTTGCGGGCCGATCCTCGACCGCGCGCTGGAGATGGGCACATTCGACGCCACGCGCGAGATCGCCCGCGAATTGCCGATGCGGATGCTGGGCCAGATCCTCGGCACGCCCGAGGAGGACCTGCCCTGGCTGGTCGAGAAGGGCGATGCGCTGATGGCCAATTCGGACCCCGACTTCACCGAGCACGTGGTCGACCGGATGGACACCGACGCCTACCGGATGATGCCGTTCAACTCCCCCGCCGGGGCGGAACTGTACGAATATGCCCGCGACCTGATGGACCGGAAGAACGCCGCCGGGGAAACGGATGGCGTGCTGCACATGGTCCTCCAGCCCGACGAGAACGGCGAGACCATCTCGGAGACCGAGTTCCGCAACTTCTTTTGCCTGCTGGTGGCGGCGGGCAACGACACCACCCGCTACTCCATCGCCGCGGGCATACAGGCGCTGGCGCGTCAGCCCGGGCTGCTGGAACAGTTCCAGTCCGGCGAGGTCTGGGCCACCGGCACCGACGAGATCGTCCGATGGGCCTCCCCCGCCACCTACTTCCGCCGCACGGCGACGAAGGACGTGGAAGTGCACGGTCAGACCATCCGCGCGGGCGACAAGGTGCTCTACTGGTTCGCCTCCGCCAACCGCGACGATACGGTGTTCGACGATCCCTACAGGCTCGACCTGACGCGCAAGCCCAACAGGCAGCTCGCATGGGGCCAGGGCGGCCCGCATGTCTGCCTCGGGATGCACCTCGCCCGGCTCGAGGTGCGCGTGCTGTTCCAGGAACTCTGCGCCCGGATCAGGGCCATCGCCCCCGCCGGGCCGGAAGCGTTCGTCCGATCCAACTTCGTCAACGGTATCAAACGTCTGCCCGTGACAGTAACCCCGGCCTAG
- a CDS encoding glutamine synthetase family protein, translating to MQDRLRAMFCDHLSICRGKYLPGSKIGDESSRFARATFGVHYDRDLLLDAPHAKVREGMPDMELRWQASDIREGWEPSTRVVLGDLYDEDGPLPLCPRGALKRAIADWEKLGLKPKLGIELEAFALQGDETGRLRPYDAPGGVVYGTGPFADPMHINDMIWAKAEALGFRLDMITAEYDSPQYEYTLTFDDALKAVDDIVLFRQMAREIALNHGVVLTFLPKPIPELGGSGMHINFSFADEGGRNALSTGPKGGPDHLNDLSRGCLAGLVRHHKGLAALVAPTTGSYLRLQPGAMSGYWRNWGGDHRGVTTRISTEGGAKARLEHRMADASANPYTAAAAVLQAARLGVEGKYDLPPMETGDGFDRIDAKESTAQNLRQAVRDLSADTALAEAVGPELCAHQVFMKEREFRKTRDLEPNALLDFYVWFV from the coding sequence ATGCAAGACCGCCTGCGCGCCATGTTCTGTGACCACCTCTCGATCTGCCGGGGGAAGTATCTGCCGGGATCGAAGATCGGCGACGAAAGCAGCCGTTTCGCCCGCGCGACCTTTGGCGTGCATTACGACCGCGACCTGCTGCTGGACGCGCCGCACGCCAAGGTGCGCGAGGGGATGCCCGACATGGAACTGCGCTGGCAGGCCTCCGACATCCGCGAGGGGTGGGAACCGTCGACCCGCGTGGTTCTGGGCGACCTCTACGACGAGGACGGCCCCCTGCCGCTCTGCCCCCGCGGCGCGCTGAAACGCGCCATCGCGGACTGGGAGAAGCTGGGCCTCAAACCAAAGCTCGGGATCGAGCTGGAGGCCTTCGCCCTCCAGGGCGATGAGACCGGGCGCCTGCGGCCCTACGATGCGCCGGGCGGCGTGGTCTACGGCACCGGCCCCTTCGCCGATCCAATGCACATCAACGATATGATCTGGGCCAAGGCCGAGGCGCTCGGGTTCCGGCTGGACATGATCACCGCCGAATATGACAGCCCGCAGTATGAATACACGCTGACCTTTGACGACGCGCTGAAGGCGGTGGACGATATCGTGCTGTTCCGCCAGATGGCCCGGGAGATCGCGCTGAACCACGGCGTCGTGCTGACCTTTCTGCCGAAGCCCATCCCGGAACTGGGCGGCTCCGGCATGCACATCAACTTCTCCTTCGCCGACGAGGGCGGCCGGAACGCACTGTCGACCGGGCCGAAAGGTGGCCCCGATCACCTGAACGACCTGTCGCGCGGTTGCCTTGCCGGGCTGGTGCGCCACCACAAGGGGCTGGCCGCGCTGGTGGCACCGACGACCGGCAGCTACCTGCGCCTGCAACCCGGCGCGATGTCGGGCTACTGGAGGAACTGGGGCGGTGACCATCGCGGCGTGACCACGCGCATCTCGACCGAGGGCGGCGCCAAGGCACGGCTGGAACACCGGATGGCCGATGCTTCCGCCAATCCCTACACCGCCGCCGCCGCCGTGCTTCAGGCCGCGCGTCTGGGGGTAGAGGGCAAGTACGATCTGCCACCGATGGAGACGGGCGACGGCTTCGACCGCATCGATGCCAAGGAGAGCACGGCGCAGAACCTGCGGCAGGCGGTGCGTGATCTGTCCGCCGACACCGCGCTGGCAGAGGCCGTGGGACCGGAGCTTTGCGCGCATCAGGTCTTCATGAAGGAGCGCGAGTTCCGAAAGACCCGCGACCTTGAACCGAACGCCCTTCTCGATTTCTACGTGTGGTTCGTGTGA
- a CDS encoding type 1 glutamine amidotransferase: MHIAILITNTDFSDFAAARPDDGEKFATLLGTARPDWRFSPSWVCKDDFPEDVSAFDGLVITGSPASVTEDAPWMLRLKKLVLAAIDRRQKVYGACFGHQLIARALGARIVRNPGGWGHGLLPLHRVTPMPWAIGPEQMRFYGSHIEQVAEAPKGTDIVYEGDGLPVAGLMMCDHLFTVQHHPEMSHGFICDLVEEYADVVGPEVTARARQSLHEPADRSFIGEEIARFFEWGR, encoded by the coding sequence ATGCACATCGCCATCCTCATAACCAACACCGATTTCAGCGACTTCGCGGCGGCCCGCCCCGACGACGGCGAGAAGTTCGCGACCCTGCTGGGCACCGCCCGACCGGACTGGCGGTTCTCGCCTTCTTGGGTCTGCAAGGACGACTTCCCCGAGGACGTGTCGGCGTTCGACGGGCTGGTCATCACCGGAAGCCCGGCCAGCGTGACGGAGGATGCCCCGTGGATGCTGCGCCTGAAAAAGTTGGTGCTGGCGGCCATCGACCGGCGGCAAAAGGTGTACGGCGCCTGTTTCGGCCATCAGCTGATCGCGCGCGCGCTCGGCGCCCGGATCGTCCGCAATCCGGGTGGCTGGGGGCATGGCCTTCTGCCGCTGCACCGTGTCACGCCGATGCCATGGGCCATCGGTCCGGAGCAGATGCGGTTCTACGGCTCGCATATCGAGCAGGTGGCCGAGGCGCCCAAAGGCACTGACATCGTGTACGAGGGCGACGGTCTGCCGGTGGCCGGGCTGATGATGTGCGATCACCTGTTCACCGTGCAGCACCATCCGGAGATGTCGCACGGGTTCATCTGCGATCTGGTGGAGGAATACGCGGACGTGGTCGGCCCGGAGGTCACCGCGCGCGCCCGGCAGAGCCTTCACGAACCGGCCGACCGGAGCTTCATCGGCGAGGAGATCGCCCGCTTCTTCGAGTGGGGGCGCTGA
- a CDS encoding IclR family transcriptional regulator: MGTITKALDLLNHFTAARAEIGLGEFARLAGRDKATVHRHLTELTGNGFLEQHPVTRAYRLGPALLRLAGVREAAFPVRKLLRPIVSALAEATGELAHASILQGDALSTVVHADPHLHGIQVHFDEAEVLPLHATSSGLAVLAFGPEDLRARVLSRPLTHHTGKTVTDPARLKAMIEDVRQSGLAQSDGTFDAEVASQGVPIYGEDGRVIGALSVAVPAVRAHPDRLVEIADKLRHAARDASRSLGGAWPETHDTRRPTPAER; the protein is encoded by the coding sequence ATGGGCACGATAACCAAGGCGCTGGACCTGCTGAACCATTTTACCGCCGCGCGGGCGGAGATCGGGCTGGGCGAGTTCGCCCGCCTCGCCGGGCGCGACAAGGCGACGGTGCACCGTCACCTGACCGAGCTGACAGGGAACGGGTTCCTCGAACAGCATCCCGTCACGCGCGCCTACCGGCTCGGTCCTGCGCTCTTGCGGCTGGCCGGGGTGCGCGAGGCCGCCTTCCCGGTGCGCAAGCTGCTCCGGCCCATCGTGTCGGCGCTGGCCGAAGCGACCGGAGAGCTGGCCCATGCCTCGATCCTGCAGGGCGACGCGCTGTCGACGGTGGTTCATGCCGATCCCCACCTGCACGGCATCCAGGTTCATTTCGACGAGGCCGAGGTGCTGCCGCTGCACGCCACCTCCTCCGGGCTGGCGGTGCTGGCCTTCGGTCCGGAAGATCTGCGCGCGCGCGTCCTGTCGCGGCCGCTGACGCATCACACCGGCAAGACGGTCACCGATCCGGCCCGCCTGAAGGCCATGATCGAAGACGTCCGGCAAAGCGGGCTCGCCCAATCGGACGGCACTTTCGACGCGGAGGTCGCCTCTCAGGGGGTGCCGATCTATGGCGAGGACGGACGGGTGATCGGCGCGCTGTCGGTCGCCGTTCCGGCTGTCCGCGCCCACCCGGACCGACTGGTCGAGATCGCAGACAAACTGCGCCATGCCGCCCGCGATGCCTCGCGCTCGCTGGGCGGGGCATGGCCCGAGACACATGACACACGCCGGCCCACTCCGGCGGAACGATAA
- a CDS encoding aspartate aminotransferase family protein, whose protein sequence is MKDSNFLKENNARHLWHPMAHPADSLANPPDIIVGGEGVEITDVDGFRSVDAVGGLWNVNLGYSCQPVKDAITEQLDRLPYYSIFRGTSNDAVIELSWMLKEFFAPDGLSRAFFTSGGSDSVEVSLRLARQYHKLRGEAGRTKFLSLKKGYHGTHTLGASVNGNANFRTQYEPLMAGCFHIPAPYTYRNPFNETDPERLAQMCLAALEDEIAFQGAGTIAAFIMEPVLGAGGVIPPHASFMPGVREICDRNGILLIADEVITAFGRTGDWTGSRHWGVQPDMACTAKAITNGYFPFGAVMLSDKIVEVFESDTSGKGSIGSGYTYSGHPVGAAAAIACLKETERLSIKDNAAARGAQLFEGLNALKEKFELMGDVRGGHGLMCALELVSDRGSKTAIDKKTIGRIHRATYEAGAMVRVSGPNIILSPPLILTAAHVDTILSALDAGFASVA, encoded by the coding sequence ATGAAAGACAGCAACTTCCTCAAGGAAAACAACGCGCGCCACCTGTGGCACCCGATGGCACATCCCGCCGACAGCCTTGCCAACCCGCCGGACATCATCGTCGGCGGCGAAGGGGTGGAGATCACCGATGTCGACGGCTTCCGCTCTGTCGATGCGGTGGGGGGCCTTTGGAACGTGAACCTCGGCTATTCCTGCCAGCCGGTGAAGGACGCCATTACCGAGCAACTCGACCGGCTGCCGTACTACTCGATCTTCCGGGGCACATCGAACGACGCGGTGATCGAGCTGTCGTGGATGCTGAAGGAGTTCTTTGCGCCCGACGGGCTGAGCCGCGCCTTCTTCACCTCCGGCGGGTCGGATTCGGTCGAGGTGTCGCTGCGCCTCGCCCGGCAGTACCACAAGCTGCGCGGAGAGGCCGGGCGGACCAAGTTCCTGAGCCTCAAGAAGGGCTACCACGGCACGCATACGCTGGGCGCCTCGGTCAACGGCAACGCGAACTTCCGCACGCAGTACGAACCGCTGATGGCGGGCTGTTTCCACATCCCCGCGCCCTACACCTACCGCAACCCGTTCAACGAGACCGACCCGGAGCGGCTGGCGCAGATGTGTCTTGCCGCGCTGGAGGACGAGATCGCCTTCCAGGGCGCAGGCACCATCGCCGCCTTCATCATGGAACCGGTGCTGGGCGCAGGCGGGGTCATCCCGCCGCACGCAAGTTTCATGCCCGGCGTGCGCGAGATCTGCGACCGCAACGGCATCCTTCTGATCGCCGACGAGGTCATCACCGCCTTCGGACGCACCGGCGACTGGACGGGCTCGCGCCATTGGGGCGTCCAGCCCGACATGGCCTGCACCGCGAAGGCGATCACCAACGGGTACTTCCCCTTCGGCGCCGTCATGCTGTCGGACAAGATCGTGGAGGTGTTCGAATCCGACACCTCCGGCAAGGGCTCCATCGGGTCTGGCTACACCTATTCGGGCCACCCGGTCGGCGCGGCGGCGGCCATCGCCTGCCTGAAGGAAACGGAGCGGCTGTCGATCAAGGACAACGCGGCAGCGCGGGGGGCGCAGCTTTTCGAGGGGCTGAACGCGCTGAAGGAGAAGTTCGAGCTGATGGGCGACGTGCGCGGCGGGCATGGCCTGATGTGCGCGCTCGAGCTGGTGTCTGACCGGGGCTCCAAGACCGCGATCGACAAGAAGACCATCGGCCGGATCCACCGCGCCACCTATGAGGCAGGCGCGATGGTGCGGGTTTCCGGGCCGAATATCATCCTCTCGCCGCCGCTGATCCTGACGGCCGCGCATGTGGACACGATTCTTTCGGCGCTCGACGCCGGGTTCGCCTCAGTCGCATGA
- the uxuA gene encoding mannonate dehydratase — protein MIESWRWYGDLDTISLNQILQTGASGIVTALHEIPYGEVWSREAVAERTSRIRAAGMEWVVCESLPLHEDIKLGTGDLGTLFANYRQSMAYLAAEGVTAICYNFMPLIDWTRTDLAAPVASGGTCLRFDAVKMAAFELHMLGRAAAEDDYSAEVVTKAAAWHAESSEDDHAALLNAIMCGLPGAYDRYDIEQLRAALARYDGMTRDDIRANFKRFLEEVVPTAEELGVRLCVHPDDPPRNILGLPRVVSGAEDVAWVMGAVDSVANGLTLCSGSLGAGPANDPVAIARTHADRIHFAHLRNVRKEPDGSFEEAAHLEGDTDMVALARVLLDEEARRRAEGRADANIPWRPDHGHDLLDDLTRDNFPGYPLIGRMRGMAEMRGVITALKAA, from the coding sequence ATGATCGAAAGCTGGCGGTGGTATGGGGATCTCGACACGATCTCGCTGAACCAGATCCTCCAGACAGGCGCATCCGGCATCGTGACCGCGCTGCACGAGATCCCCTATGGCGAAGTGTGGTCGCGGGAGGCGGTCGCCGAACGCACGTCCCGCATCCGCGCGGCGGGCATGGAATGGGTCGTCTGCGAAAGCCTGCCGCTGCACGAAGACATCAAGCTGGGCACCGGCGATCTCGGGACGCTGTTCGCGAATTACCGTCAGTCGATGGCCTACCTCGCCGCCGAGGGCGTCACCGCGATCTGCTACAACTTCATGCCCCTCATCGACTGGACCCGGACGGACCTTGCCGCGCCGGTGGCCTCGGGCGGGACCTGCCTGCGCTTCGACGCGGTGAAGATGGCGGCGTTCGAGCTGCACATGCTGGGTCGCGCCGCGGCAGAGGACGACTATTCCGCCGAGGTCGTGACGAAGGCGGCGGCTTGGCATGCGGAATCTTCCGAAGATGACCATGCCGCGCTGCTGAACGCGATCATGTGCGGCCTGCCGGGCGCCTACGACCGCTACGACATAGAACAGCTCCGCGCGGCGCTGGCGCGCTACGACGGGATGACCCGCGACGACATCCGCGCGAACTTCAAACGGTTCCTCGAAGAGGTGGTGCCCACCGCCGAAGAGCTTGGCGTGCGGCTCTGCGTGCACCCGGACGATCCGCCGCGCAACATCCTGGGCCTGCCGAGGGTCGTCTCGGGCGCCGAGGACGTGGCTTGGGTCATGGGTGCGGTCGACAGCGTCGCCAACGGCCTGACGCTTTGCTCCGGTTCGCTGGGGGCGGGCCCTGCCAACGATCCCGTCGCCATCGCCCGGACCCACGCCGACCGCATCCACTTCGCCCACCTGCGCAACGTCCGCAAGGAACCCGACGGGTCGTTCGAGGAGGCGGCGCATCTGGAGGGCGACACCGACATGGTGGCCCTTGCGCGCGTCCTTCTGGACGAGGAGGCGCGGAGGCGGGCAGAGGGCCGTGCGGATGCCAATATCCCTTGGCGGCCCGATCATGGTCACGACCTGCTCGACGACCTCACCCGCGACAATTTCCCCGGCTATCCGCTGATCGGGCGGATGCGTGGCATGGCCGAGATGCGCGGCGTCATCACCGCGCTGAAGGCGGCCTGA